A stretch of DNA from Leucobacter luti:
TCACAGCGGTCCTCTCGGCACCGCACACTCCCACCGGCATTACCGCAGAGGGGCTCATTGGGATCCTCATCGCGGATGTGCTCGTGCAGGGGATCGTCGCCGTGGGGCCAGACACCGCGCTGCGAGTGTCCCAGGAACTCAATGAGCTCAGGGGCCAACTGGGGTACTAGTGTGTGTCTGGCGCGGGGGCACGCACCCCCGCGCCAGTACCCCGCTACGCGTTGAACGACACGTATCCAGCGATGAGGTACGCGATGAATGACAGCGCCGCCGCGAGCCCCGCGTAGGGCAGGATCGACAGCATCAGGTTCAGCGGCTTCACGCCAACGGACTTCGACGCGAGAATGATCCCGTCACCATAGAGACAGGTGGTGGATCCGAGCGCAGCTCCGGAGAACACCGCGGTGCCCGCAAGCACCGGATCCACGCCGACCGCGATCGCCAGCGGCAGCACGACCGGCGTAATCACAGCGGCGAGATCCCAAAATGCCCCGGTCGCATACGCATACACTCCGCACACTAGGAACACGATTGCCGGCAGCAGTGCGCCGGACATCACGGGCTCAGTCGCGCCGATCACCCAGTCAGCCAGCTGCAGATCCATGTTGATCTGCTGCACCATGAACGCGAGAACGAACAGCACCATCACGTAGCCCATGCTCGTGATGCCTTCGAAGGCGTGATCCAGCACCCCCTTGAGCGTGAGCCGGCGCTGCGCAACGTAGAGAATGATCGCGACCACCACAGCAGCGGCCGCACCCTTCACGATGTCGACCTCGGTGAGGATCGTGACGAGCACGAGCACGACGATCGGGATCAGGAAGTTGAAGGGAAGCGGACGCGTACTGTCCTTCCCGTCCTCCGCCAGCTCGAATGCGCGCTCCTCCGGGCTCAGCCCCTCCGGCAACGGATCACCCGTGCGATCAGCGAGCTCCTGGGCGCGCTT
This window harbors:
- a CDS encoding TRAP transporter large permease subunit — translated: MVQNTALALLPVLTVLLVSVLTKRALLGLLAGTVVGAVLLGGWGFFDTLVGTFGASLTNETVHWLVLVVVLFGILIAYFNASGAVNDFARWTERFVNSRRKSLLLTWLLTVALFIDDYLNALTVGTSMKRVTDRYNVPRTMVGSIVKLTSAPIAVIIPFSTWAVFFSALLEQDGVTVNGSGFGAYLSGLPYVFFGWFALAIGLLLALGLLPLVGPLKRAQELADRTGDPLPEGLSPEERAFELAEDGKDSTRPLPFNFLIPIVVLVLVTILTEVDIVKGAAAAVVVAIILYVAQRRLTLKGVLDHAFEGITSMGYVMVLFVLAFMVQQINMDLQLADWVIGATEPVMSGALLPAIVFLVCGVYAYATGAFWDLAAVITPVVLPLAIAVGVDPVLAGTAVFSGAALGSTTCLYGDGIILASKSVGVKPLNLMLSILPYAGLAAALSFIAYLIAGYVSFNA